One window of the Dreissena polymorpha isolate Duluth1 chromosome 5, UMN_Dpol_1.0, whole genome shotgun sequence genome contains the following:
- the LOC127832436 gene encoding interferon-induced protein 44-like: MVTDQIHCVLFRNDAATVGDIPQKLVDKKHSFQKLVNLKGIPQVVLLTKVDLACKEVASNITNVFKSKEIEAAVDKASNPLGLPRNHALPVKNYETEMELDDNISILALMALRQVLHFAEDYIQVFRTN; encoded by the exons ATGGTTACAGACCAAATCCACTGCGTTCTGTTCAGAAACGACGCGGCTACAGTTGGGGACATACCACAGAAATTGGTCGACAAGAAGCACAGTTTCCAAAAACTTGTTAATCTTAAAG GAATTCCACAAGTAGTACTTTTAACAAAAGTCGATCTGGCCTGTAAGGAAGTGGCCAGTAACATCACCAACGTGTTCAAGAGCAAGGAAATTGAGGCAGCTGTGGACAAGGCATCAAACCCTCTCGGCTTGCCTAGAAACCATGCACTTCCGGTGAAGAACTACGAGACTGAGATGGAGCTTGATGACAACATCAGCATCCTGGCCTTGATGGCACTGCGTCAGGTGCTGCACTTTGCAGAGGATTACATCCAGGTCTTCAGAACAAACTGA